The following coding sequences are from one Sesamum indicum cultivar Zhongzhi No. 13 linkage group LG11, S_indicum_v1.0, whole genome shotgun sequence window:
- the LOC105174582 gene encoding bifunctional monothiol glutaredoxin-S16, chloroplastic — protein sequence MAAFTLSSPAHLPSSLRVFSNFSSSRNAPSRCFYSFPNPSPLFSSPNLKQISSFKYRRLNLVVSALNKLSETELVPVSPESDGIFPSNSGVYAVYDGSGDLQFVGITRNLAASVLAHKKSLPELCCSVKVGVVEDPDKNALTEAWKSWMQEHIADTGKVPPGNEPGNATWVKKAPRKKSDLRLTPGRHTQLTVPLEDLIDKLVKENKVVAFIKGSRSAPLCGFSQRVVAILESQGVEYESVDVLDEEYNCGLRETLKKYSNWPTFPQIFVNGELVGGCDILTSMYEKGELASLFKQ from the exons ATGGCTGCTTTTACCCTCTCATCCCCAGCACACCTCCCGTCTTCTCTTCGGGTATTCtccaatttttcttcttccagaAATGCACCTTCTCGTTGCTTCTATTCTTTTCCCAATCCTTCTCCTCTGTTCTCCTCCCCAAACCTTAAACAAATATCTTCCTTCAAGTATCGCCGTCTCAATCTTGTCGTTTCCGCTTTGAACAAGTTGTCGGAGACTGAGTTGGTGCCCGTTTCGCCCGAATCCGACGGAATATTCCCCTCCAATTCCGGTGTTTATGCCGTTTATGACGGTAGCGGCGACCTTCAATTCGTCGGCATAACGCGGAATCTTGCCGCCAGTGTTCTCGCTCACAAGAAATCTCTGCCGGAGCTCTGTTGCTCCGTAAAG GTTGGGGTTGTAGAGGATCCTGATAAAAATGCTTTAACTGAAGCATGGAAATCATGGATGCAAGAACACATAGCAGACACTGGAAAGGTTCCACCGGGAAATGAACCAGGAAACGCAACATGGGTAAAGAAGGCACCAAGAAAGAAGTCTGATCTGAGGTTAACCCCTGGCCGTCACACCCAATTGACAGTACCTTTGGAGGATCTCATTGACAAGCTAGTGAAAGAGAACAAAGTGGTAGCATTCATCAAGGGGTCAAGAAGTGCACCGTTATGTGGATTCTCGCAAAGGGTCGTTGCAATTCTTGAAAGTCAGGGCGTAGAATACGAAAGTGTAGACGTACTGGATGAAGAGTATAACTGTGGTTTGAGGGAGACATTGAAGAAGTACAGTAACTGGCCTACATTCCCTCAGATTTTTGTTAATGGTGAATTGGTAGGTGGCTGTGATATACTGACCTCCATGTATGAGAAGGGTGAGCTTGCCAGTTTGTTTAAACAGTAA
- the LOC105174583 gene encoding protein trichome birefringence-like 3 produces the protein MGTLKALKGKSSLSVITITICTLAFVTLFYTQTISSFSFRLKSCPRRNTAKKSFPDDRNGDLGALNYAADDRFEFDPEECSLVHGKWVFNRSIKPLYSDRTCRYLDRQVSCVKNGRPDSDYRHWEWQPDDCILPRFDPEIALRKLQGKRLMFVGDSLQRGQWQSFVCLIDSVIPQGQKSMKRGRLHTVFKAKEYNATIEFYWAPFLVESNSDLHIIADPKKRILKVDSVAKHAKHWIGVDILVFDTYVWWMGRLRTNSLWGSFANGDEGYHELDTTVSYNIGLKTWANWVDSNLNPNRTRVFFTTMSPLHERSADWGNANGTRCFNETKPIPKKRYWGSGSNKQMMSVVARVVKRMKFPVTLINITQLSEYRIDAHTSIYTELGGKLLTDEQKADPLHYADCVHWCLPGVPDTWNQILYAHLL, from the exons ATGGGGACGCTAAAGGCCCTGAAAGGAAAGAGTTCGTTGTCCGTAATTACCATTACAATCTGCACGTTGGCCTTTGTTACGCTCTTCTACACTCAGACGATAAGTTCTTTTTCGTTCAGGCTAAAGTCCTGTCCTAGAAGGAATACGGCTAAGAAGTCATTTCCAG ATGACAGGAACGGGGATCTCGGTGCACTGAACTATGCAGCAGACGATCGGTTTGAGTTTGATCCAGAGGAGTGCAGTCTAGTCCATGGAAAATGGGTATTTAACCGTTCCATTAAGCCTCTGTATTCGGACAGGACATGCCGGTACCTTGATAGGCAGGTCTCATGTGTCAAGAATGGACGGCCGGATTCTGACTACAGGCACTGGGAGTGGCAGCctgatgactgtatcttgccTAG GTTTGATCCTGAAATAGCACTGCGAAAACTTCAAGGCAAGAGGCTAATGTTCGTAGGGGATTCACTACAGAGAGGACAATGGCAATCCTTCGTTTGCCTCATTGATTCTGTAATACCGCAAGGACAGAAATCCATGAAACGAGGCCGTTTGCATACCGTCTTCAAGGCCAAG GAATACAATGCAACAATTGAGTTCTATTGGGCGCCGTTCCTTGTAGAGTCCAACTCGGATCTTCACATAATAGCAGACCCAAAGAAGAGAATTCTGAAAGTTGATTCAGTCGCCAAGCATGCCAAACACTGGATAGGAGTGGATATCCTTGTCTTTGATACTTATGTTTGGTGGATGGGTCGCCTCAGGACCAATTCATT ATGGGGTTCTTTTGCAAATGGAGACGAAGGATATCACGAGTTGGACACAACAGTTTCTTACAACATAGGACTTAAAACATGGGCAAATTGGGTGGACTCAAATCTCAATCCCAACAGAACAAGAGTGTTTTTCACTACAATGTCCCCTTTACATGAGAG GAGCGCGGATTGGGGCAATGCGAACGGAACCAGATGCTTCAACGAAACAAAACCAATCCCAAAGAAACGATATTGGGGGAGCGGCTCAAACAAGCAGATGATGAGCGTAGTggcacgtgtggtgaagaggATGAAATTTCCTGTGACTTTGATAAACATCACTCAGCTATCAGAATACAGGATTGATGCTCACACGTCGATCTACACTGAGTTGGGTGGCAAACTGCTGACGGATGAGCAAAAGGCCGATCCATTGCATTATGCAGATTGTGTGCATTGGTGTCTGCCAGGAGTTCCTGATACCTGGAATCAAATACTTTATGCACATCTGTTGTAG